The proteins below are encoded in one region of Odocoileus virginianus isolate 20LAN1187 ecotype Illinois chromosome 18, Ovbor_1.2, whole genome shotgun sequence:
- the CCDC25 gene encoding coiled-coil domain-containing protein 25 isoform X3 codes for MVFYFTSSSVNSSAYTIYMGKDKYENEDLIKYGWPEDIWFHVDKLSSAHVYLRLHKGEKIEDIPKEVLMDCAHLVKANSIQAEPFERKS; via the exons tTAACTCGTCTGCTTACACTATTTACATGGGAAAGGATAAATATGAAA ATGAAGATCTGATCAAGTATGGCTGGCCTGAAGATATTTG GTTTCATGTGGACAAACTCTCTTCGGCTCATGTGTACCTTCGATTGCATAAG GGAGAGAAAATAGAAGATATTCCAAAGGAGGTGCTGATGGACTGTGCCCATCTTGTGAAGGCCAATAGCATTCAAG ctgAACCATTTGAAAGAAAATCATAG
- the CCDC25 gene encoding coiled-coil domain-containing protein 25 isoform X4 — protein MDCAHLVKANSIQGCKMNNVNVVYTPWSNLKKTADMDVGQIGFHRQKDVKIVTVEKKVNEILNRLEKTKMERFPDLEAEKECRDREERNEKKAQIQEMKRREKEEMKKKREMDELRSYSSLMKVENMSSNQDGNDSDEFM, from the exons ATGGACTGTGCCCATCTTGTGAAGGCCAATAGCATTCAAG GCTGCAAGATGAACAATGTTAATGTGGTGTACACCCCGTGGTCTAACCTGAAGAAGACGGCCGATATGGACGTGGGCCAGATTGGCTTTCACAGGCAGAAGGAT GTGAAAATTGTGACAGTAGAGAAGAAAGTGAATGAGATCCTGAACCGATTAGAAAAGACCAAAATGGAGCGGTTCCCGGAcctagaggcagagaaagaatgcAGAGACCGtgaagagagaaatgagaagaaagccCAGATTcaggaaatgaaaaggagagaaaaggaagagatgaaaaagaagagggagatGGACGAACTTAG gaGCTATTCGTCACTAATGAAAGTTGAGAATATGTCTTCAAATCAG
- the CCDC25 gene encoding coiled-coil domain-containing protein 25 isoform X2, translating into MKVSFQKHLILKFPADEDLIKYGWPEDIWFHVDKLSSAHVYLRLHKGEKIEDIPKEVLMDCAHLVKANSIQGCKMNNVNVVYTPWSNLKKTADMDVGQIGFHRQKDVKIVTVEKKVNEILNRLEKTKMERFPDLEAEKECRDREERNEKKAQIQEMKRREKEEMKKKREMDELRSYSSLMKVENMSSNQDGNDSDEFM; encoded by the exons ATGAAAGTAAGTTTTCAAAagcatttgattttgaaatttccAGCAG ATGAAGATCTGATCAAGTATGGCTGGCCTGAAGATATTTG GTTTCATGTGGACAAACTCTCTTCGGCTCATGTGTACCTTCGATTGCATAAG GGAGAGAAAATAGAAGATATTCCAAAGGAGGTGCTGATGGACTGTGCCCATCTTGTGAAGGCCAATAGCATTCAAG GCTGCAAGATGAACAATGTTAATGTGGTGTACACCCCGTGGTCTAACCTGAAGAAGACGGCCGATATGGACGTGGGCCAGATTGGCTTTCACAGGCAGAAGGAT GTGAAAATTGTGACAGTAGAGAAGAAAGTGAATGAGATCCTGAACCGATTAGAAAAGACCAAAATGGAGCGGTTCCCGGAcctagaggcagagaaagaatgcAGAGACCGtgaagagagaaatgagaagaaagccCAGATTcaggaaatgaaaaggagagaaaaggaagagatgaaaaagaagagggagatGGACGAACTTAG gaGCTATTCGTCACTAATGAAAGTTGAGAATATGTCTTCAAATCAG
- the CCDC25 gene encoding coiled-coil domain-containing protein 25 isoform X1: MVFYFTSSSVNSSAYTIYMGKDKYENEDLIKYGWPEDIWFHVDKLSSAHVYLRLHKGEKIEDIPKEVLMDCAHLVKANSIQGCKMNNVNVVYTPWSNLKKTADMDVGQIGFHRQKDVKIVTVEKKVNEILNRLEKTKMERFPDLEAEKECRDREERNEKKAQIQEMKRREKEEMKKKREMDELRSYSSLMKVENMSSNQDGNDSDEFM; the protein is encoded by the exons tTAACTCGTCTGCTTACACTATTTACATGGGAAAGGATAAATATGAAA ATGAAGATCTGATCAAGTATGGCTGGCCTGAAGATATTTG GTTTCATGTGGACAAACTCTCTTCGGCTCATGTGTACCTTCGATTGCATAAG GGAGAGAAAATAGAAGATATTCCAAAGGAGGTGCTGATGGACTGTGCCCATCTTGTGAAGGCCAATAGCATTCAAG GCTGCAAGATGAACAATGTTAATGTGGTGTACACCCCGTGGTCTAACCTGAAGAAGACGGCCGATATGGACGTGGGCCAGATTGGCTTTCACAGGCAGAAGGAT GTGAAAATTGTGACAGTAGAGAAGAAAGTGAATGAGATCCTGAACCGATTAGAAAAGACCAAAATGGAGCGGTTCCCGGAcctagaggcagagaaagaatgcAGAGACCGtgaagagagaaatgagaagaaagccCAGATTcaggaaatgaaaaggagagaaaaggaagagatgaaaaagaagagggagatGGACGAACTTAG gaGCTATTCGTCACTAATGAAAGTTGAGAATATGTCTTCAAATCAG